In a single window of the Papaver somniferum cultivar HN1 chromosome 8, ASM357369v1, whole genome shotgun sequence genome:
- the LOC113305636 gene encoding uncharacterized protein LOC113305636 codes for MQFFRGSTNSTHSDPKKELCASSRHIEHQCNNHAALTLLHKHPSACIVQDKVVYKVEPEALGPFFAKHSHLWTHPDDYRGIEVKALTPGAGRKSVGHIKVLSERRSVNKSSGFFYYVGIKLGELVHRCIYAANGAQPSVMVLSHQVWIEETIKSRDMVLLHVSGYFKEDQKAGYGVMIRDVHLRPIKSRKIKKQDMELRLSLKSRIWSYENGLIRCMLGVIGKDLEGFVFVYCNTCV; via the exons ATGCAGTTCT TTAGGGGCTCCACAAACTCGACACACTCTGACCCCAAGAAAGAACTCTGTGCATCATCCCGCCACATTGAGCACCAGTGCAACAACCATGCCGCACTCACCCTTCTCCACAAACACCCCTCAGCTTGCATTGTCCAAGACAAGGTGGTTTATAAGGTTGAACCAGAAGCATTGGGACCATTCTTTGCAAAACATAGCCATCTGTGGACCCATCCAGATGATTATAGAGGTATAGAGGTTAAAGCACTAACACCAGGTGCTGGACGGAAGAGTGTTGGTCATATCAAAGTCTTATCCGAAAGGAGATCTGTGAATAAG TCTTCAGGATTTTTTTATTATGTAGGGATAAAGTTGGGAGAGTTGGTACACAGATGTATCTACGCAGCTAATGGTGCTCAGCCATCAGTGATGGTGCTCAGCCATCAAGTCTGGATAGAGGAGACTATTAAGAGTAGAGACATGGTTCTTCTGCATGTGAGTGGTTATTTTAAGGAAGATCAAAAAGCAGGATATGGAGTTATGATCCGGGATGTTCATCTCAGGCCTATAAAAAGCAGGAAGATCAAAAAGCAGGATATGgagttaagattgagtttgaaaaGCAGGATATGGAGTTATGAAAATGGActgattagatgtatgttaggtgttATAGGGAAGGATTTGGAAGGATTTGTGTTTGTTTATTGTAATACTTGTGTTTGA